Proteins encoded together in one Mus pahari chromosome 9, PAHARI_EIJ_v1.1, whole genome shotgun sequence window:
- the Sbno2 gene encoding protein strawberry notch homolog 2 isoform X2, which yields MLAVEPTMDGDFPPHELPPPGGGIQLQNRLLHCPWWGSFSPPLYPTFSSENQQFVGSTPFLGGQSCPETSYPTTATVPSFFSKSNDFPQDPSCLEDLSNASVFSSSVDSLSDIPDTPGFVPADSLNEVPTIWDVSTTSTTHDKLFIPSGPFSAPEDPVTSLSSTPLLISYQSHSQPEEEEGEEEEETEELGHAETYADYVPSKSKIGKQHPDRVVETSTLSSVPPPDITYTLALPTSDNGTLSALQLEAITYACQQHEVLLPSGQRAGFLIGDGAGVGKGRTVAGIIVENYLRGRKKALWFSASNDLKYDAERDLRDIEAPGIAVHALSKIKYGDNTTSEGVLFATYSALIGESQAGGQHRTRLRQILQWCGEGFDGVIVFDECHKAKNASSTKMGKAVLDLQSKLPQARVVYASATGASEPRNMIYMSRLGIWGEGTPFRTFEEFLHAIEKRGVGAMEIVAMDMKVSGMYIARQLSFSGVTFRIEEIPLSPAFQQVYNRAARLWAEALNVFQQAADWIGLESRKSLWGQFWSAHQRFFKYLCIAAKVHRLVELAQQELSRDKCVVIGLQSTGEARTREVLDENEGRLDCFVSAAEGVFLSLIQKHFPSTRRRRDRGGGKRKRRPRGRGPKASRLALEAAGVIRISDGSSTESDAGLDSDFNSSPESLVDDDVVIVDAPTLPTDDRGSLYPLQRDLQGPGVLERVERLKQGLLAKVRALGRELPVNTLDQLIHQLGGPECVAEMTGRKGRVVSRPDGTVVFESRAEQGLSIDHVNLREKQRFMSGEKLVAIISEASSSGVSLQADRRVQNQRRRVHMTLELPWSADRAIQQFGRTHRSNQVSAPEYVFLISELAGERRFASIVAKRLESLGALTHGDRRATESRDLSKYNFENKYGARALSRVLATIMGQTDNRVPLPQGYPGGDTAFFRDMKQGLLSVGIGSRESRSGCLDVEKDCSITKFLNRILGLEVHKQNALFQYFSDTFDHLIEIDKKEGRYDMGILDLAPGINEIHEESQQVFLAPGHPQDGQVVFYKISVDRGMKWEEAFTRSLELKGPYDGFYLSYKVRGSKTSCILAEQNRGEYFTVYKPNIGRQSQLETLDSLCRKFHRVTVEEAREPWESSYALSLEHCSHTTWNQRCRLTQEGKCCAQGLRLRHHYMLCGALLRVWGRIAAVMADVSSSSYLQIVRLKTKDKKKQVGIKIPEGCVHRVLQELQLMDAEVKRRSTHGLAACPPTPRAITLPCGPGEVLDLTYSPPAEAFPTPPRFTFPSLPPPDPSSLMLGARDPATNPVELAHQSCDINFREVLEDMLRSLRAGPTETPAPLVGVGGVGTERQSVIHFSPHFPNS from the exons ATGCTGGCAGTGGAACCCACCATGGATGGGGACTTCCCTCCACATGAGCTCCCACCCCCCGGAGGTGGCATCCAACTACAG AACCGACTCCTGCACTGTCCTTGGTGGGGCAGTTTCTCACCACCATTGTACCCCACCTTCTCCAGTGAAAACCA ACAGTTCGTGGGTTCCACCCCATTCCTTGGTGGCCAGTCTTGTCCTGAAACCAGCTACCCCACCACAGCCACTGTCCCAAGCTTCTTCTCCAAGAGCAACGACTTTCCTCAG GACCCCTCGTGCCTCGAGGACCTCTCCAATGCCTCTGTCTTCTCTTCGTCTGTGGATTCCCTGTCAGACATCCCAGACACGCCTGGCTTCGTGCCTGCCGACAGCCTCAACGAGGTGCCTACCATCTGGGACGTCAGCACCACCTCAACTACCCATGACAAG CTGTTCATACCTAGCGGGCCGTTCTCAGCTCCCGAAGACCCGGTGACTTCGCTCTCCAGCACTCCACTTCTCATCAGCTATCAG TCACACAGCcagcctgaggaggaggaaggggaggaagaggaggagactgagGAACTGGGCCATGCTGAGACCTATGCCGACTATGTACCATCCAAGT CCAAGATTGGAAAGCAACACCCAGACCGTGTGGTGGAGACCAGCACACTGTCCAGCGTCCCACCCCCGGACATTACCTACACCCTAGCACTACCCACCTCAGACAACGGTACCCTGTCTGCCCTACAGTTGGAAGCCATCACCTATGCCTGCCAG CAACACGAGGTCCTGCTGCCCAGTGGGCAGCGTGCTGGTTTTCTGATTGGGGATGGGGCCGGCGTAGGCAAGGGCCGCACAGTGGCTGGCATCATAGTGGAGAACTACCTGCGGGGCCGGAAGAAGGCTTTGTG GTTCAGTGCCTCCAATGACCTCAAGTATGATGCGGAACGGGACCTGAGAGACATTGAGGCCCCAGGCATTGCGGTGCATGCACTGAGCAAG ATCAAGTATGGTGACAACACTACCTCAGAGGGTGTCCTCTTTGCCACCTACTCTGCCCTGATTGGAGAAAGCCAGGCAGGTGGGCAGCATCGCACACGCCTACGCCAGATCCTGCAGTGGTGTGGTGAAGGCTTCGATGGTGTG ATTGTGTTTGACGAGTGCCACAAAGCCAAGAATGCCAGTTCCACTAAGATGGGCAAGGCCGTGCTGGACCTGCAGAGCAAACTGCCCCAGGCTAGGGTGGTGTACGCCAGCGCCACAG GTGCCTCTGAGCCCCGAAACATGATATACATGAGCCGGCTGGGCATCTGGGGTGAGGGCACACCCTTCCGGACCTTTGAGGAGTTCCTGCATGCCATTGAGAAGAG GGGCGTGGGTGCTATGGAGATTGTGGCGATGGACATGAAGGTCAGCGGCATGTACATCGCTCGCCAGCTCAGCTTCTCAGGGGTCACCTTCCGAATTGAGGAGATCCCGCTGTCCCCCGCCTTCCAGCAGGTCTATAACCGGGCAGCCCGGCTG TGGGCCGAGGCCCTGAACGTGTTCCAGCAGGCGGCTGACTGGATTGGCCTGGAGTCTCGCAAGTCCCTGTGGGGTCAGTTCTGGTCAGCGCACCAGCGTTTCTTTAAGTACCTGTGCATTGCAGCCAAAGTGCACCGGCTAGTGGAGCTGGCACAGCAGGAGCTGAGCAGGGACAAG tgTGTGGTCATCGGGCTACAGTCCACAGGGGAGGCGCGGACTCGAGAGGTGCTGGATGAGAACGAGGGCCGCCTGGACTGCTTCGTCTCCGCAGCAGA AGGCGTCTTCCTGTCCCTGATCCAGAAGCACTTCCCTTCCACCAGGAGGAGGCGTGAccggggaggaggaaagaggaaac GCCGGCCTCGGGGTCGCGGTCCCAAGGCTTCTAGACTGGCACTGGAAGCAGCAGGAGTTATCCGTATTAGTGACGGCAGCAGCACAGAGTCAGATGCTGGCCTGGATAGCGACTTCAATTCATCCCCAGAGTCCCTGGTAGACGATGATGTGGTCATTGTAGATGCCCCCACACTCCCCACAGATGACCGAG GTTCCCTGTACCCACTTCAGAGAGACCTGCAGggccctggtgtcctggaacGGGTGGAACGGCTAAAACAGGGTCTGCTGGCCAAGGTGCGAGCGCTGGGCCGGGAGCTGCCAGTGAACACGTTGGACCAACTCATCCACCAACTTGGGGGTCCTGAGTGTGTAGCCGAG ATGACCGGCAGGAAAGGCCGAGTGGTATCGAGGCCCGATGGGACAGTGGTGTTTGAGTCCAGAGCAGAGCAGGGCCTGTCCATCGACCATGTGAACCTCAGGGAGAAGCAGCGCTTCATGAGCGGCGAGAAG CTCGTGGCTATTATCTCTGAGGCCTCCAGCTCTGGTGTCTCCCTCCAAGCTGACCGTCGAGTCCAGAACCAGCGGCGCCGGGTACACATGACCCTGGAGCTGCCTTGGAGTGCAGACCGTGCCATTCAGCAGTTTG GCCGCACCCACAGATCCAACCAGGTCTCAGCACCCGAGTACGTCTTCCTTATCTCGGAACTGGCAGGGGAGCGCAGGTTCGCCTCCATTGTGGCCAAGCGGCTAGAGAGTCTG GGTGCCCTGACCCACGGAGATCGCCGCGCCACCGAGTCCCGAGACCTGAGCAAGTACAACTTTGAGAACAAG TATGGCGCCCGCGCGCTCAGCCGTGTCCTTGCTACGATCATGGGCCAGACGGACAACAGGGTGCCCCTGCCCCAGGGCTATCCAGGAGGGGATACCGCTTTCTTTCGGG ACATGAAGCAGGGCCTGCTGTCTGTGGGCATCGGCAGCCGGGAGTCACGCTCAGGCTGCTTGGATGTGGAGAAGG ACTGCTCCATCACCAAGTTCCTGAACCGCATCCTTGGGCTGGAGGTGCATAAGCAGAACGCTCTGTTCCAGTATTTCTCCGACACCTTTGACCACCTCATCGAGATAGACAAGAAGGAGGGCAGATATGACATGGGCATCCTGG acCTGGCCCCTGGCATCAACGAGATACATGAAGAAAGCCAGCAGGTGTTCCTGGCACCTGGGCACCCACAGGATGGGCAGGTGGTCTTCTACAAG ATTAGCGTGGACCGCGGTATGAAGTGGGAAGAGGCATTCACTAGGTCGCTGGAGCTCAAAGGCCCCTATGATGGCTTCTACCTCTCCTACAAG GTACGAGGCAGCAAGACGAGCTGCATCCTGGCAGAACAGAATCGCGGCGAGTATTTCACAGTGTACAAACCAAACATTGGCAGGCAGAGCCAGCTAGAGACCCTGGACAGCCTGTGTCGGAAGTTCCACCGG GTCACTGTGGAAGAGGCCCGGGAACCTTGGGAAAGCAGCTATGCCCTGTCCTTGGAGCACTGCAGCCACACCACCTG GAACCAGCGCTGCCGATTGACACAGGAGGGCAAGTGCTGCGCCCAGGGCCTGCGCCTCCGCCACCACTACATGCTGTGTGGGGCGCTGCTGCGCGTGTGGGGCCGCATCGCCGCTGTCATGGCGGATGTCAGCAGTAGCAGCTACCTACAGATCGTGCGCCTCAAGACCAAGGACAAGAAGAAGCAAGTGG GCATCAAGATCCCCGAGGGATGCGTTCACCGCGTACTGCAGGAACTGCAGCTAATGGATGCAGAAGTAAAGCGCCGCAGCACCCACGGGTTGGCGGCGTGCCCGCCCACTCCACGCGCAATTACGCTTCCTTGCGGTCCTGGTGAGGTGCTGGACTTGACCTACAGTCCCCCAGCTGAGGCTTTCCCAACGCCTCCGCGCTTCACCTTCCCTTCGCTGCCGCCCCCAGACCCCAGCTCTCTGATGCTGGGTGCTAGAGACCCTGCTACCAACCCTGTGGAGCTGGCACACCAGAGCTGCGACATCAATTTCAGGGAAGTGTTGGAAGACATGCTCCGCTCTTTGCGCGCGGGACCCACCGAAACCCCTGCACCTCTGGTGGGCGTGGGTGGCGTGGGCACAGAGCGGCAGAGCGTCATCCACTTCAGCCCACACTTCCCAAACTCTTAG
- the Sbno2 gene encoding protein strawberry notch homolog 2 isoform X1, translating into MLAVEPTMDGDFPPHELPPPGGGIQLQNRLLHCPWWGSFSPPLYPTFSSENQQFVGSTPFLGGQSCPETSYPTTATVPSFFSKSNDFPQDPSCLEDLSNASVFSSSVDSLSDIPDTPGFVPADSLNEVPTIWDVSTTSTTHDKLFIPSGPFSAPEDPVTSLSSTPLLISYQSHSQPEEEEGEEEEETEELGHAETYADYVPSKSKIGKQHPDRVVETSTLSSVPPPDITYTLALPTSDNGTLSALQLEAITYACQQHEVLLPSGQRAGFLIGDGAGVGKGRTVAGIIVENYLRGRKKALWFSASNDLKYDAERDLRDIEAPGIAVHALSKIKYGDNTTSEGVLFATYSALIGESQAGGQHRTRLRQILQWCGEGFDGVIVFDECHKAKNASSTKMGKAVLDLQSKLPQARVVYASATGASEPRNMIYMSRLGIWGEGTPFRTFEEFLHAIEKRGVGAMEIVAMDMKVSGMYIARQLSFSGVTFRIEEIPLSPAFQQVYNRAARLWAEALNVFQQAADWIGLESRKSLWGQFWSAHQRFFKYLCIAAKVHRLVELAQQELSRDKCVVIGLQSTGEARTREVLDENEGRLDCFVSAAEGVFLSLIQKHFPSTRRRRDRGGGKRKRRPRGRGPKASRLALEAAGVIRISDGSSTESDAGLDSDFNSSPESLVDDDVVIVDAPTLPTDDRGSLYPLQRDLQGPGVLERVERLKQGLLAKVRALGRELPVNTLDQLIHQLGGPECVAEMTGRKGRVVSRPDGTVVFESRAEQGLSIDHVNLREKQRFMSGEKLVAIISEASSSGVSLQADRRVQNQRRRVHMTLELPWSADRAIQQFGRTHRSNQVSAPEYVFLISELAGERRFASIVAKRLESLGALTHGDRRATESRDLSKYNFENKYGARALSRVLATIMGQTDNRVPLPQGYPGGDTAFFRDMKQGLLSVGIGSRESRSGCLDVEKDCSITKFLNRILGLEVHKQNALFQYFSDTFDHLIEIDKKEGRYDMGILDLAPGINEIHEESQQVFLAPGHPQDGQVVFYKQISVDRGMKWEEAFTRSLELKGPYDGFYLSYKVRGSKTSCILAEQNRGEYFTVYKPNIGRQSQLETLDSLCRKFHRVTVEEAREPWESSYALSLEHCSHTTWNQRCRLTQEGKCCAQGLRLRHHYMLCGALLRVWGRIAAVMADVSSSSYLQIVRLKTKDKKKQVGIKIPEGCVHRVLQELQLMDAEVKRRSTHGLAACPPTPRAITLPCGPGEVLDLTYSPPAEAFPTPPRFTFPSLPPPDPSSLMLGARDPATNPVELAHQSCDINFREVLEDMLRSLRAGPTETPAPLVGVGGVGTERQSVIHFSPHFPNS; encoded by the exons ATGCTGGCAGTGGAACCCACCATGGATGGGGACTTCCCTCCACATGAGCTCCCACCCCCCGGAGGTGGCATCCAACTACAG AACCGACTCCTGCACTGTCCTTGGTGGGGCAGTTTCTCACCACCATTGTACCCCACCTTCTCCAGTGAAAACCA ACAGTTCGTGGGTTCCACCCCATTCCTTGGTGGCCAGTCTTGTCCTGAAACCAGCTACCCCACCACAGCCACTGTCCCAAGCTTCTTCTCCAAGAGCAACGACTTTCCTCAG GACCCCTCGTGCCTCGAGGACCTCTCCAATGCCTCTGTCTTCTCTTCGTCTGTGGATTCCCTGTCAGACATCCCAGACACGCCTGGCTTCGTGCCTGCCGACAGCCTCAACGAGGTGCCTACCATCTGGGACGTCAGCACCACCTCAACTACCCATGACAAG CTGTTCATACCTAGCGGGCCGTTCTCAGCTCCCGAAGACCCGGTGACTTCGCTCTCCAGCACTCCACTTCTCATCAGCTATCAG TCACACAGCcagcctgaggaggaggaaggggaggaagaggaggagactgagGAACTGGGCCATGCTGAGACCTATGCCGACTATGTACCATCCAAGT CCAAGATTGGAAAGCAACACCCAGACCGTGTGGTGGAGACCAGCACACTGTCCAGCGTCCCACCCCCGGACATTACCTACACCCTAGCACTACCCACCTCAGACAACGGTACCCTGTCTGCCCTACAGTTGGAAGCCATCACCTATGCCTGCCAG CAACACGAGGTCCTGCTGCCCAGTGGGCAGCGTGCTGGTTTTCTGATTGGGGATGGGGCCGGCGTAGGCAAGGGCCGCACAGTGGCTGGCATCATAGTGGAGAACTACCTGCGGGGCCGGAAGAAGGCTTTGTG GTTCAGTGCCTCCAATGACCTCAAGTATGATGCGGAACGGGACCTGAGAGACATTGAGGCCCCAGGCATTGCGGTGCATGCACTGAGCAAG ATCAAGTATGGTGACAACACTACCTCAGAGGGTGTCCTCTTTGCCACCTACTCTGCCCTGATTGGAGAAAGCCAGGCAGGTGGGCAGCATCGCACACGCCTACGCCAGATCCTGCAGTGGTGTGGTGAAGGCTTCGATGGTGTG ATTGTGTTTGACGAGTGCCACAAAGCCAAGAATGCCAGTTCCACTAAGATGGGCAAGGCCGTGCTGGACCTGCAGAGCAAACTGCCCCAGGCTAGGGTGGTGTACGCCAGCGCCACAG GTGCCTCTGAGCCCCGAAACATGATATACATGAGCCGGCTGGGCATCTGGGGTGAGGGCACACCCTTCCGGACCTTTGAGGAGTTCCTGCATGCCATTGAGAAGAG GGGCGTGGGTGCTATGGAGATTGTGGCGATGGACATGAAGGTCAGCGGCATGTACATCGCTCGCCAGCTCAGCTTCTCAGGGGTCACCTTCCGAATTGAGGAGATCCCGCTGTCCCCCGCCTTCCAGCAGGTCTATAACCGGGCAGCCCGGCTG TGGGCCGAGGCCCTGAACGTGTTCCAGCAGGCGGCTGACTGGATTGGCCTGGAGTCTCGCAAGTCCCTGTGGGGTCAGTTCTGGTCAGCGCACCAGCGTTTCTTTAAGTACCTGTGCATTGCAGCCAAAGTGCACCGGCTAGTGGAGCTGGCACAGCAGGAGCTGAGCAGGGACAAG tgTGTGGTCATCGGGCTACAGTCCACAGGGGAGGCGCGGACTCGAGAGGTGCTGGATGAGAACGAGGGCCGCCTGGACTGCTTCGTCTCCGCAGCAGA AGGCGTCTTCCTGTCCCTGATCCAGAAGCACTTCCCTTCCACCAGGAGGAGGCGTGAccggggaggaggaaagaggaaac GCCGGCCTCGGGGTCGCGGTCCCAAGGCTTCTAGACTGGCACTGGAAGCAGCAGGAGTTATCCGTATTAGTGACGGCAGCAGCACAGAGTCAGATGCTGGCCTGGATAGCGACTTCAATTCATCCCCAGAGTCCCTGGTAGACGATGATGTGGTCATTGTAGATGCCCCCACACTCCCCACAGATGACCGAG GTTCCCTGTACCCACTTCAGAGAGACCTGCAGggccctggtgtcctggaacGGGTGGAACGGCTAAAACAGGGTCTGCTGGCCAAGGTGCGAGCGCTGGGCCGGGAGCTGCCAGTGAACACGTTGGACCAACTCATCCACCAACTTGGGGGTCCTGAGTGTGTAGCCGAG ATGACCGGCAGGAAAGGCCGAGTGGTATCGAGGCCCGATGGGACAGTGGTGTTTGAGTCCAGAGCAGAGCAGGGCCTGTCCATCGACCATGTGAACCTCAGGGAGAAGCAGCGCTTCATGAGCGGCGAGAAG CTCGTGGCTATTATCTCTGAGGCCTCCAGCTCTGGTGTCTCCCTCCAAGCTGACCGTCGAGTCCAGAACCAGCGGCGCCGGGTACACATGACCCTGGAGCTGCCTTGGAGTGCAGACCGTGCCATTCAGCAGTTTG GCCGCACCCACAGATCCAACCAGGTCTCAGCACCCGAGTACGTCTTCCTTATCTCGGAACTGGCAGGGGAGCGCAGGTTCGCCTCCATTGTGGCCAAGCGGCTAGAGAGTCTG GGTGCCCTGACCCACGGAGATCGCCGCGCCACCGAGTCCCGAGACCTGAGCAAGTACAACTTTGAGAACAAG TATGGCGCCCGCGCGCTCAGCCGTGTCCTTGCTACGATCATGGGCCAGACGGACAACAGGGTGCCCCTGCCCCAGGGCTATCCAGGAGGGGATACCGCTTTCTTTCGGG ACATGAAGCAGGGCCTGCTGTCTGTGGGCATCGGCAGCCGGGAGTCACGCTCAGGCTGCTTGGATGTGGAGAAGG ACTGCTCCATCACCAAGTTCCTGAACCGCATCCTTGGGCTGGAGGTGCATAAGCAGAACGCTCTGTTCCAGTATTTCTCCGACACCTTTGACCACCTCATCGAGATAGACAAGAAGGAGGGCAGATATGACATGGGCATCCTGG acCTGGCCCCTGGCATCAACGAGATACATGAAGAAAGCCAGCAGGTGTTCCTGGCACCTGGGCACCCACAGGATGGGCAGGTGGTCTTCTACAAG CAGATTAGCGTGGACCGCGGTATGAAGTGGGAAGAGGCATTCACTAGGTCGCTGGAGCTCAAAGGCCCCTATGATGGCTTCTACCTCTCCTACAAG GTACGAGGCAGCAAGACGAGCTGCATCCTGGCAGAACAGAATCGCGGCGAGTATTTCACAGTGTACAAACCAAACATTGGCAGGCAGAGCCAGCTAGAGACCCTGGACAGCCTGTGTCGGAAGTTCCACCGG GTCACTGTGGAAGAGGCCCGGGAACCTTGGGAAAGCAGCTATGCCCTGTCCTTGGAGCACTGCAGCCACACCACCTG GAACCAGCGCTGCCGATTGACACAGGAGGGCAAGTGCTGCGCCCAGGGCCTGCGCCTCCGCCACCACTACATGCTGTGTGGGGCGCTGCTGCGCGTGTGGGGCCGCATCGCCGCTGTCATGGCGGATGTCAGCAGTAGCAGCTACCTACAGATCGTGCGCCTCAAGACCAAGGACAAGAAGAAGCAAGTGG GCATCAAGATCCCCGAGGGATGCGTTCACCGCGTACTGCAGGAACTGCAGCTAATGGATGCAGAAGTAAAGCGCCGCAGCACCCACGGGTTGGCGGCGTGCCCGCCCACTCCACGCGCAATTACGCTTCCTTGCGGTCCTGGTGAGGTGCTGGACTTGACCTACAGTCCCCCAGCTGAGGCTTTCCCAACGCCTCCGCGCTTCACCTTCCCTTCGCTGCCGCCCCCAGACCCCAGCTCTCTGATGCTGGGTGCTAGAGACCCTGCTACCAACCCTGTGGAGCTGGCACACCAGAGCTGCGACATCAATTTCAGGGAAGTGTTGGAAGACATGCTCCGCTCTTTGCGCGCGGGACCCACCGAAACCCCTGCACCTCTGGTGGGCGTGGGTGGCGTGGGCACAGAGCGGCAGAGCGTCATCCACTTCAGCCCACACTTCCCAAACTCTTAG